The following proteins are encoded in a genomic region of Gymnogyps californianus isolate 813 chromosome 19, ASM1813914v2, whole genome shotgun sequence:
- the BPTF gene encoding nucleosome-remodeling factor subunit BPTF isoform X6, with amino-acid sequence MEDEDDASYCTESSFRSHSTYSSTPGRRRQRVHRPRSPILEEKDIPPLEFPKSSEDLMVPSEHIMNVIAIYEVLRNFGTVLRLSPFRFEDFCAALVSQEQCTLMAEMHIVLLKAVLREEDTSNTTFGPADLKDSVNSTLYFIDGMTWPEVLRVYCESDKEYHHVLPYQETEDYPYGPVENKIKVLQFLVDQFLTTNIAREELMSEGVIQYDDHCRVCHKLGDLLCCETCSAVYHLECVKPPLEEVPEDEWQCEVCVAHKVPGVTDCVAEIQKNKPYIRHEPIGYDRHRRKYWFLNRRIIIEEDSESEKDKKIWYYSTKIQLAELIECLDKDYWEADLCKTLEEMRDEIHRHMDVTEDLTNKARGNNKSFLSAANDEILDIIRARKGEIVEDKNTADDEAEKAKSDVDNDQTDAERGKEESGDQDKTEETPTEQDAEKVKTEEETGQMIPSNSSSASAAPLQSDVENSNGSELGSGQNDSIKMPDDAENAERGSQTSEDIGEKSNGERSDSPGAGKGTPGSTRMLTRLRNPDSKLSQMKSQQVAAAAHEANKLYKEGREVCAHLGKLKEVLVVNSQGEVSRMNTKKEVVMKGNINNYFKLGQEGKYRVYHNQYATNSFALNKHQHREDHDKRRHLSHKFCLTPAGEFKWNGSVHGSKVLTISTLRLTIIQLENNIPASFLHPNWASHRSNWIKAVQMCSKPREFALALAILECAIKPVVMLPIWRESLGHTRLRRMTAIEREEKEKVKKKERKQEEEETMQQATWVKYTFPVKHQVWKQKGEEYRVTGYGGWSWISKTHVHRFMPKLPGNTNANYRKLLPTKSEDEKCNLDKRKGPIKVKIEKDRTKDSHDLQAKDKTDVSETLEKVQVKEEKSREEKVEVDAVSENLDHAKDKVEKEIDGENDKVVKEEPMDVDDVKIESPVKDEGSHCKLDIINVSEGFHLRTCYKRKVKSSKLDGLLERRIKQFTLEEKQRLERMKLEASAKTVGIRSVSPQKSTDELQMRKVKEGSQFDMSSQGQTYMSDKTQAEDTEQDCLPVTKTGELDEPSLPLTNRLSKREGQLPDEGSPQSSEGESSIQNDSKENNPEPMTADKCQGQEALGEPESSFVDGLKQTNAESRIKWDVSETSENPLKQKLPISRVSQRERENLEPVVTESSCRKDALAILEKTDSEGNSEQQSKDPENNCIIKSHIEPTSSQESEMEEEIAPGRTESKSENKIIFHQKSVSKDLEPFKTELISESDLESQTLEHMDGAEVDEDLLSSKLTEANGQKKGQELKVETSTISKYLDQTNRNSVTDKKNNKDEETETDLEKEKSAFQMNGKDNDINVLPNDDCLVEDTCETKAGVDIEPKVNNINKSIPEHEIKPLTFKESSVKPFMNGDIMIEDTKDKNNVDPKSRLQSSPEFESGEGLQPPDEVPKYVQKTEEKQLYPERSAFVGTASTPTHTVCKENNLNSETESMETETVEDKKVAPSPVTSCEESSLSSDFADQNGVQTYKMENINGESKIKTVITEVTTTTSTVSTESKTVFKVAETVASNDEKTTVVSSTENCAISTVTTTTTVTKLTTPATDSNVDVISVQEHSKTVVTTTVTDSLTTPEGTLVTSMTVSKEYSTKDKVKLMKFARPKKTRSGTALPSYRKFVTKSSKKSIFVLPNDDLKKLARKGGIREVPYFNYNAKPALDIWPYPSPRPTFGITWRYRLQTVKSLAGVSLMLRLLWACLKWDDMAAKAPPGGGTTRTETSETEITTTEIIKRRDVGPYGIRSEYCIRKIICPIGVPEAPKETPTPQRKGLRSSALRPKRPETPKQTGPVIIESWVAEEELELWEIRAFAERVEKEKAQAVEQQAKVSEQKKAEEFKAQLEAQLKHQRLAAQQKRLEQQKQIPAAGVAPAVTTASSTATTVSTPQKVVVGPLAGPVPTGTKVVLTTKVGSPATVTFQQNKNFHQTFATWVKQGQSSTATSTAATSATTIASTGQTFQISGSPVTMAGKVITKLPLPANSKIVAVNVPSTQGGVVQVQQKVLGIIPSTTGASQTFTSFQPRTATVTIRPNTTGTLGTTSTSQVVQGTPLRPGMTVIRTPLQQSTLGKTIIRTPVVVQQGILPASQTQQVVTQIIRGQPVSTAVSSTSTASSSAGQKTVTSPGTPPQQIQPQTTSQPPRPQQGQVKLTMAQLTQLTQGQGGSQGLTVVIQGQGQTTGQLQLIPQGVTVIPGPGQQLMQAAMPNGTIQRFLFTPLPAAATTASTTTTTVSTSTSATGEQKQALQGQPTSVLPPIQPQPQSQQQAQPQVQNPSTPPVPLAQPQAPQPALQPETQTQPESQTPASLDSPVTPEAQSSKSPVQSPAQTQAQGQSPVQVQSQPQTAILPQGQSQVQPQQPAQVQTTTQQQIQMQPHAPIQIQAQLQQSQPQVQTSVSTLPTTQSLNQVPVQSPTRPQLQLQQPPTKVITVPQLQQQVQVLSQLQSHVVAQIQAQQGSVPQQIKLQLPIQIQQTSPVQAHQIQNVVTVQAASVQEQLQRVQQLREQQQKKKQQQIEIKREHTLQASNQSDIIQKQVVMKQNAVIEHLKQKKTLTPAEREENQRMIVCNQVMKYILDKIDKEEKQAAKKRKREESVEQKRSKQNATKLSALLFKHKEQLKAEILKKRALLDKDLQIEVQEELKKDLTKIKKEKERAQAAAAAAAAAAAAAAAAAPPPAPPPLPPPLPPQQHAASVTSSSSTTVPMPVSSQKRKRDEEKDSSASKSKKKKMISTTSKETKKDTKLYCICKTPYDESKFYIGCDLCTNWYHGECVGITEKEAKKMDVYICNDCKRAQEGSSEELYCICRTPYDESQFYIGCDRCQNWYHGRCVGILQSEADLIDEYVCPQCQSTEDAMTVLSPLTDKDYEGLRRVLRSLQAHKMAWPFLEPVDPNDAPDYYGVIKEPMDLATMEERILKRYYKKVTEFVADMTKIFDNCRYYNPSDSPFYQCAEVLESFFVQKLKGFKASRSHNNKLQSTAS; translated from the exons tAAGTCAAGAGCAGTGCACACTTATGGCAGAGATGCATAtagtgcttttaaaagcagttttacgTGAAGAAGACACTTCAAATACTACCTTTGGACCTGCTGACCTCAAAGATAGCGTTAATTCCACTTTGTATTTCATAGATGGAATGACGTGGCCAGAGGTTCTGCGGGTATATTGTGAGAGTGACAAGGAATACCATCATGTTCTTCCTTACCAAGAGACAGAGGACTATCCTTATGGACcagtagagaataaaatcaaagTTCTGCAGTTCTTAGTGGATCAGTTTCTTACAACAAACATTGCACGTGAAGAGTTAATGTCAGAAGGTGTTATTCAGTATGATGATCATTGTAGGGTTTGTCACAAACTTGGGGATTTGCTTTGCTGTGAAACTTGTTCAGCTGTGTACCATTTGGAGTGCGTGAAACCACCTCTTGAAGAGGTACCTGAAGATGAATGGCAGTGTGAGGTCTGCGTGGCACATAAGGTGCCTGGAGTAACTGACTGTGTTGCTGAAatccaaaaaaataaaccatacaTTCGACATGAACCTATTGGATATGACAGGCATAGACGAAAATACTGGTTCCTGAACAGAAGAATTATTAT AGAGGAAGATTCAGAAAGtgagaaagataagaaaatctGGTACTATAGCACAAAGATACAGCTGGCAGAGTTAATTGAATGCCTAGACAAAGATTACTGGGAAGCTGACCTATGCAAAACTCTGGAAGAAATGCGTGATGAAATTCATCGGCACATGGATGTGACAGAAGACCTTACTAATAAAGCAAGGGGCAACAACaagtctttcctttctgcagcaaatg ATGAAATTTTGGACATTAtcagagcaagaaaaggagaaatagtgGAAGataaaaacacagcagatgATGAAGCAGAGAAGGCCAAAAGTGATGTTGATAATGACCAGACAGATGCTGAGAGAGGCAAGGAAGAATCTGGAGACCAAGATAAAACTGAGGAAACACCCACTGAGCAAGATGcggaaaaagtgaaaacagaag AAGAAACTGGTCAGATGATCCCTAGCAACAGTAGCAGTGCATCTGCTGCACCTCTACAGTCAGATGTTGAAAACAGCAACGGTAGTGAGTTGGGCTCTGGGCAGAATGACTCCATTAAGATGCCTGATGATGCTGAAAATGCAGAGAGGGGATCCCAGACTTCAGAGGACATAG GAGAGAAATCTAATGGTGAAAGAAGTGATTCTCCAGGCGCAGGAAAAGGCACGCCAGGTTCGACGCGAATGCTCACAAGATTACGAAATCCAGATAGCAAGTTGAGCCAGATGAAAAGCCAGCAggttgctgctgcagcacatgAAGCAAATAAGTTATATAAAGAAGGCAGAGAGGTTTGTGCACATCTTGGAAAACTCAAAGAA GTTCTGGTGGTCAACTCTCAAGGTGAAGTCTCCCGAATGAACACAAAGAAGGAAGTTGTGATGAAAGGAAATATCaacaattatttcaaattagggcaggaggggaagtATCGTGTTTATCATAATCAGTATGCCACTAATTCATTCGCATTGAACAAGCACCAGCACAGGGAGGACCATGACAAGAGACGGCATCTCTCGCATAAATTCTGTCTGACTCCTGCTGGAGAGTTCAAATGGAATGGGTCTGTACATGGGTCCAAAGTTCTTACCATATCCACTTTGAGGCTAACTATTATTCAGCTAGAAAACAATATCCCGGCATCATTCCTTCACCCTAACTGGGCTTCCCACAG GTCTAACTGGATTAAGGCTGTTCAGATGTGCAGCAAACCTAGAGAATTTGCACTAGCGCTGGCTATATTGGAATGTGCAATTAAACCAGTTGTCATGCTGCCAATCTGGCGGGAATCATTGGGGCACACTAG ATTACGCAGAATGACAGCaatagaaagagaagaaaaggagaaagtgaaaaaaaaagagagaaaacaagaagaagaagaaacaatgcAGCAAGCTACATGGGTGAAATATACATTTCCTGTCAAACATCAG gtttggaagcaaaaaggagaggaaTATAGAGTAACAGGATATGGTGGCTGGAGCTGGATTAGTAAAACACATGTCCACAGGTTTATGCCCAAACTGCCTGGAAATACTAACGCAAATTACAGAAAGTTGCTACCAA CAAAGAGCgaagatgaaaaatgcaacCTGGATAAACGAAAAGGTCCAATTAAggtaaaaatagagaaagataGAACAAAGGATTCTCATGATCTGcaagcaaaagacaaaacagatgtttcagaaaCCTTGGAGAAGGTacaagtgaaagaagaaaagtcacgtgaagaaaaagtagaagttgatgcagtttctgaaaactTAGATCATGCAAAAGATAAAG tggaaaaagaaatcgATGGTGAAAATGATAAAGTCGTCAAAGAAGAACCTATGGATGTAGATGATGTGAAAATTGAATCCCCCGTAAAAGATGAGGGTAGTCATTGTAAGCTGGATATAATCAATGTCAGTGAGGGATTTCATTTAAGGACTTGCtacaaaaggaaagtaaaatcaTCAAAATTAGATGGACTACTTGAGAGGCGAATAAAACAGTTtacactggaagaaaaacaacgTCTAGAAAGGATGAAACTGGAGGCTAGTGCTAAAACTGTAGGCATTCGATCTGTAAGCCCCCAGAAAAGCACAGATGAGCTACaaatgagaaaagtaaaagaaggaAGCCAGTTTGACATGTCTTCCCAAGGTCAAACCTATATGTCAGATAAGACCCAAGCCGAAGATACAGAACAGGACTGCTTGCCAGTCACCAAAACTGGTGAGCTAGACGAACCCTCTTTGCCTTTGACGAACAGGCTATCAAAAAGAGAAGGCCAGTTACCGGATGAAGGCTCACCTCAGTCCTCTGAAGGTGAAAGCTCCATTCAGAATGATAGTAAAGAAAACAACCCTGAACCTATGACTGCTGATAAGTGTCAAGGACAAGAGGCTCTTGGAGAGCCTGAGAGTTCCTTTGTGGATGGcttgaaacaaacaaatgcagaaagtaGAATCAAATGGGATGTTTCGGAAACAAGCGAAAACcctttgaaacaaaaactaCCTATTAGCAGAGTATCTCAGCGTGAACGTGAAAACTTAGAGCCAGTGGTAACTGAAAGCAGCTGTAGAAAAGATGCTCTGGCCATTCTTGAAAAAACAGATTCAGAAGGGAATTCTGAGCAGCAGAGCAAAGATCCAGAAAATAATTGTATCATAAAAAGCCATATTGAACCAACGTCCTCTCAAGAAAgtgaaatggaggaagaaattGCTCCAGGAAGGACTGAAAGTAAATCTGAAAACAAGATTATATTTCACCAAAAATCAGTTAGTAAAGATCTAGAACCATTTAAAACAGAGCTAATTTCTGAAAGCGACCTTGAAAGTCAAACTCTGGAACACATGGATGGGGCAGAAGTTGATGAGGATTTACTGAGCTCTAAACTAACTGAGGCTAACGGTCAAAAGAAAGGTCAGGAACTGAAAGTGGAGACAAGTACCATAAGCAAGTATCTTGATCAGACAAATCGAAATAGTGTTACTgacaaaaagaataataaagatgaagaaactgagacagacttagaaaaagaaaaatcagcatttcaaaTGAATGGAAAAGACAATGACATTAACGTATTACCAAATGATGACTGCTTAGTTGAAGATACCTGTGAAACTAAGGCAGGGGTTGATATTGAACCAAAagttaataatattaataaatccATTCCGgaacatgaaataaaaccatTGACTTTTAAGGAATCTTCAGTAAAACCATTCATGAATGGTGACATCATGATAGAGGAcacaaaggacaaaaataatgtGGACCCTAAGTCACGTCTGCAGAGTTCACCTGAGTTTGAATCTGGAGAGGGTCTTCAGCCGCCAGATGAAGTTCCCAAGTATgtgcagaaaactgaagaaaaacagctttatcCTGAGAGATCTGCCTTTGTTGGCACTGCTTCCACGCCAACGCATACtgtctgtaaagaaaataacCTGAATAGTGAAACAGAATCTATGGAAACGGAAACAGTTGAGGATAAGAAAGTTGCTCCATCGCCTGTAACCTCATGTGAGGAATCTAGCTTGAGTAGTGACTTCGCTGATCAGAATGGTGTACAGacatataaaatggaaaatattaatggagaaagtaaaataaaaactgttattACTGAAGTGACTACCACAACATCAACTGTGTCTACAGAATCCAAAACTGTGTTTAAAGTTGCAGAGACTGTAGCTTCTAATGATGAGAAAACAACAGTAGTATCATCTACAGAAAATTGTGCCATATCCACTGTAACTACCACCACTACTGTAACTAAGCTTACCACTCCAGCTACAGACAGTAACGTTGATGTCATTTCTGTACAAGAGCATAGTAAAACAGTGGTTACAACAACAGTAACCGATTCACTGACCACCCCAGAAGGCACATTGGTGACTTCCATGACTGTCAGCAAAGAATATTCTACGAAAGACAAAGTGAAGTTAATGAAATTTGCAAGACCCAAAAAAACTCGTTCTGGAACTGCCTTACCATCTTATAGAAAATTTGTTaccaaaagcagtaaaaaaagcatatttgttTTACCCAATGATGACTTAAAAAAGCTGGCCAGAAAAGGAGGGATCAGAGAAGTTCCCTATTTCAATTACAATGCAAAGCCTGCCTTGGATATCTGGCCGTATCCATCCCCAAGGCCAACTTTTGGGATCACTTGGAG GTACCGACTTCAAACAGTAAAATCATTGGCTGGAGTGAGCCTTATGTTGCGGTTATTGTGGGCATGTCTCAAATGGGATGACATGGCAGCAAAAGCTCCACCTGGGGGAGGAACTACACGTACAG AAACATCTGAAACTGAAATtacaacaacagaaataataaagcGAAGAGATGTTGGTCCATATGGAATCCGGTCAGAGTACTgtataagaaaaattatttgtccCATTGGTGTACCAGAGGCTCCGAAAG AAACTCCAACACCCCAGAGGAAGGGACTGCGATCAAGTGCACTAAGGCCAAAAAGGCCAGAAACACCCAAGCAAACGGGCCCTGTTATAATTGAAAGTTGGGTAGCAGAGGAGGAATTGGAACTATGGGAGATCAGGGCATTTGCTGAAAG ggtggagaaggaaaaggcacaGGCAGTTGAACAACAGGCTAAGGTTAGTGAACAGAAGAAGGCAGAGGAATTCAAGGCCCAATTGGAGGCTCAACTAAAACACCAACGATTGGCTGCCCAGCAG AAACGGCTGGAACAGCAGAAGCAGATACCTGCAGCAGGTGTGGCCCCCGCAGTCACTacagccagcagcactgccactACTGTCTCAACGCCACAGAAAGTTGTGGTAGGCCCTTTAGCGGGCCCAGTCCCCACTGGAACCAAAGTAGTACTTACTACAAAAGTGGGTTCTCCAGCTACAGTAACATTCCAACAGAACAAGAATTTCCATCAGACTTTTGCTACTTGGGTTAAACAAGGCCAGTCTTCAACAG CCACTAGCACAGCTGCCACTTCAGCCACAACCATTGCCAGCACAGGGCAGACCTTCCAGATCTCAGGCAGTCCAGTAACGATGGCAGGGAAAGTGATAACTAAGCTGCCACTCCCTGCAAACAGCAAGATTGTTGCCGTCAATGTGCCATCAACTCAAGGAG gtGTTGTTCAAGTTCAGCAAAAGGTATTGGGTATCATTCCATCAACTACAGGTGCAAGTCAAACATTTACTTCATTCCAGCCAAGGACAGCAACTGTAACCATTAGGCCAAATACCACGGGGACGTTAGGAACAACAAGCACTTCACAA GTAGTGCAAGGGACACCACTCCGCCCTGGTATGACAGTAATACGGACACCACTTCAGCAGTCAACGCTTGGAAAGACCATCATTCGAACACCTGTAGTGGTGCAACAAGGTATTCTTCCAGCCA GTCAGACACAGCAAGTGGTGACTCAAATAATCAGGGGTCAGCCTGTCTCAACAGCAGTTTCTAGCACCAGCACAGCTTCTTCCAGTGCTGGCCAGAAGACTGTCACAAGTCCTGGAACGCCACCTCAGCAAATACAGCCACAAACCACGTCGCAGCCCCCTCGCCCTCAGCAGGGACAAGTGAAACTTACTATGGCCCAACTCACCCAACTAACACAAGGAcag ggtggTAGTCAAGGATTAACTGTGGTAATTCAGGGACAAGGTCAAACTACTGGTCAACTACAATTAATCCCTCAGGGTGTGACTGTAATACCTGGTCCAGGACAACAACTTATGCAAGCAGCTATGCCAAATGGTACAATTCAGAGATTTCTTTTCACCCCACTACCAGCAGCTGCTACTACAGCTAGCACAACTACAACAACAGTTTCTACGTCAACCTCGG CTACAGGGGAACAGAAGCAAGCTCTACAGGGACAGCCAACATCAGTGCTGCCACCAATTCAGCCACAGCCTCAGAGTCAGCAGCAAGCCCAGCCTCAAGTGCAGAATCCGAGTACTCCGCCTGTGCCGCTGGCCCAGCCACAGGCACCTCAGCCAGCACTTCAGCCTGAAACTCAGACCCAGCCTGAATCTCAGACTCCGGCATCTCTTGACTCTCCAGTCACACCTGAAGCACAATCGTCTAAATCTCCAGTTCAGTCTCCAGCACAGACCCAGGCTCAAGGGCAATCTCCAGTGCAAGTCCAGAGTCAGCCGCAGACTGCAATCCTTCCACAAGGCCAGTCCCAAGTCCAGCCTCAGCAACCAGCTCAGGTGCAGACTACAACCCAACAACAGATTCAGATGCAGCCCCATGCTCCCATACAAATTcaagctcagctgcagcaatCACAACCTCAGGTTCAGACTTCAGTCTCAACCCTTCCAACTACTCAAAGTTTAAATCAGGTTCCTGTGCAATCCCCAACTCGTCCTCAGCTGCAACTTCAGCAGCCTCCAACAAAAGTTATTACAGTGCCTCAGCTTCAGCAACAAGTCCAAGTTCTCTCTCAGCTTCAGTCACATGTTGTGGCTCAGATACAAGCCCAACAAGGCAGTGTGCCCCAGCAGATCAAGCTTCAGTTACCTATTCAGATCCAACAAACTAGCCCAGTACAGGCTCACCAGATTCAGAATGTGGTAACAGTTCAAGCAGCTAGTGttcaggagcagctgcagagagttcagcagctcagggagcagcaacagaagaaaaagcagcaacagataGAAATTAAACGTGAGCACACCCTTCAGGCTTCTAATCAAAGTGACATTATCCAGAAACAG GTGGTTATGAAACAGAATGCTGTCATAGAACACTTGAAACAGAAGAAGACACTGACTCCAGCCgagagggaagaaaatcagaG AATGATTGTGTGCAACCAAGTGATGAAATATATTCTGGATAAGAtagacaaagaagaaaaacaggcagcTAAGAAACGAAAGCGAGAAGAGAGTGTAGAACAGAAGCGTAGTAAACAGAATGCTACTAAgctctcagctctgcttttcaagcataaagaacagctgaaagctgaaattctgaaaaaaagagcacTTCTGGACAAAGACCTACAAATTGAAGTGCAG GAGGAGCTAAAGAAAGACTTGACTaaaattaagaaggaaaaagaaagagcccAGGCAGCCGCCGCTGCAGCCGCCGCTGCTGCAGCCGCCGCTGCAGCCGCTGCACCACCACCAGCGCCGCCACCACTGCCGCCACCACTGCCACCACAGCAACATGCAGCCagcgtcacctcctcctcctccaccacagTCCCAATGCCAGTATCCTCCCAGAAGAGAAAGCGAGATGAGGAGAAAGATTCGTCAGCTTCCAAgtccaagaaaaagaaaatgatttctACTACctcaaaggaaacaaagaaggaCACAAAGCTTTACTGCATCTGTAAAACGCCTTATGATGAGTCTAA GTTCTATATTGGCTGTGATCTTTGTACTAACTGGTATCATGGAGAATGTGTTGGCATCACAGAAAAGGAGGCTAAGAAAATGGATGTGTACATCTGTAATGATTGTAAACGGGCACAAGAGGGCAGCAGTGAGGAATTGTACTGTATCTGCAGAACACCTTATGATGAGTCACA ATTTTACATTGGCTGCGACCGATGTCAGAACTGGTATCACGGGCGCTGTGTTGGCATTTTACAAAGTGAGGCAGATCTCATTGATGAATATGTGTGTCCACAATGTCAGTCCACAGAAGATGCCATGACTGTACTCAGTCCACTAACTGATAAAGATTATGAAGGTTTAAGAAGAGTACTACGTTCCTTACAG